ATTTCGATCGACGCCTCGTCGACGTCGAAGGTACTCGTGTGATGGCCGCCCGGGTGATCGGTTCCGACGCCGACGTAGGTGGCATCGCCGCCGCTGTCCTGAACATGCCGCATCAGGTAGGTCGCGTCCTCGCTCCCGCCGAGTTCGTCGCGCTCGGTGACCGCGGTCACTCCCGGGCTCTCGCGCGCGACCTCGGCCACGACCGCGACCAGTTCGTCGTCGCTCTCGGCGCTCGGGGCCTGCCCGCGCGTCTCGACGGCCACGTCGCACTCGTGCATCTCCGCCGCGCTCGCCAGCACGCGCTCGGCGCGCTCGTAAGTGTAGTCGGCGAGTGCCGTCGTCTCGCCCCGGACCTCGCCCTCGACGAACGACTCGTCGGGGACGATGTTCGTCGCGGTGCCGCCGCCGACGATACCGGCGTTGACCCGGGTCGCCCCGTCGGTGTGTCGCGGGATGGCATACAGGTTCTGTACAGCGGTCGCGAGTGCCTGTACCGCGTTCGCCCCCTGCTCGGGGTGGGCTCCCGCGTGAGACGATTCTCCGGTGAATTCCGCGAGGAACTGCCGGACGGCGAGGAAGCCGTCGATTCCGGCGACCACCTCGCCGGTCGGGTGGTCCAGTCCGACGTGGACTGCGAGCAGATACTCGACGTCGTCGAGGTGACCCGACTCGGCCATCGGCTTCCCGCCGGCGATACGTTCTTCCCCCGGCTGGAAGAACACCTTTAGCGTCCCGGCGAAGTCCGACGCGAGCACCGCGTCGATCACGCCCACCCCGAACGTTGCGTGGGCGTCGTGACCACAGGCGTGCATGTAGCCGTCGTGTTTCGAACGGAACCCCTCGGCTGCGGGGTAGTGGTGTTCCGCGTCCGACTCCGTGATCGGGAGCGCGTCGATGTCGACCCGGAGTCCGACGGTCGGCCCCTCACCGCGTTCGATCACGGCGATCGCGCCGGTGTACCCGCCTTCCATCGGCTCCAGCAGCTCGGGATCCACACCGGCCGAGAGCGCCCGGTCGTACCACTCGGCGATCCCCTCCTCGTCGGGAACGTTCATCCGGGCAGCCTCCTCGAGCACCGCCGGCCC
This window of the Halapricum desulfuricans genome carries:
- a CDS encoding amidohydrolase — its product is MVSTHTVEGLIALRRDLHQHPEPAWREFYTTARIVEALRARDVDEIHYGPAVLEEAARMNVPDEEGIAEWYDRALSAGVDPELLEPMEGGYTGAIAVIERGEGPTVGLRVDIDALPITESDAEHHYPAAEGFRSKHDGYMHACGHDAHATFGVGVIDAVLASDFAGTLKVFFQPGEERIAGGKPMAESGHLDDVEYLLAVHVGLDHPTGEVVAGIDGFLAVRQFLAEFTGESSHAGAHPEQGANAVQALATAVQNLYAIPRHTDGATRVNAGIVGGGTATNIVPDESFVEGEVRGETTALADYTYERAERVLASAAEMHECDVAVETRGQAPSAESDDELVAVVAEVARESPGVTAVTERDELGGSEDATYLMRHVQDSGGDATYVGVGTDHPGGHHTSTFDVDEASIEIAVDVLAGAVLALSDRDV